One segment of Brassica napus cultivar Da-Ae chromosome C3, Da-Ae, whole genome shotgun sequence DNA contains the following:
- the LOC125584072 gene encoding mediator of RNA polymerase II transcription subunit 19a-like has translation MEPERTNFGGPRELCGAVDLISQYKLLQYHDFFCKRSLSASLSDSHYLHDVVGDTEIRKGDGMQLDQLIQNNTSQSRESNNTRIQPFDMDKLKEAFQLNDMTPVELPPAEKGAPTIPPKSKRESKDKDRKHKKHKDRDKDKDREHKKHKHRHKDRSKDKDKDRDRKKGKNGHHDSGDHAKKHHDKKRKHDGDEDLNDVHRHKKNKHRSSKLDEMGAIRVAG, from the exons ATGGAACCTGAACGTACCAATTTTGGAG GTCCGAGAGAGTTGTGTGGTGCAGTGGATCTTATATCTCAGTACAAACTACTGCAATACCATGACTTCTTTTGCAAAAGATCGCTTTCCGCGTCTCTGTCAGATTCCCATTATCTTCATGATGTGGTTGGGGACACTGAGATCAGAAAAGGAGATGGAATGCAGTTAGACCAGCTTATTCAGAATAATACGTCACAGAGCCGGGAGAGTAATAATACCCGCATCCAACCTTTTGATATGGATAAGCTTAAGGAGGCTTTCCAACTTAATGATATGACTCCTGTTGAATTGCCTCCA GCAGAGAAGGGGGCTCCAACAATTCCACCAAAGTCAAAACGTGAGTCCAAAGATAAGGACAGGAAACATAAAAAACACAAGGACAGGGATAAGGACAAAGATAGAGAGCATAAGAAGCACAAGCACAGGCATAAAGACAGAAGCAAAGATAAAGACAAGGACCGAGACAGGAAAAAGGGAAAAAATGGCCACCACGATTCGGGTGATCACGCTAAGAAACATCATGATAAG AAAAGGAAACACGATGGGGACGAGGATCTAAATGACGTtcataggcacaagaaaaaCAAG CATAGGAGCTCAAAGCTTGATGAGATGGGTGCTATAAGGGTTGCTGGCTAA
- the LOC106420078 gene encoding CLAVATA3/ESR (CLE)-related protein 22 gives MRNNYSRRKPREHITTVAFIILLLLFLFLYAKASSSSSPAGIHHPSTHGSLKKPRVLDPKPDDLNGNAALRGSRIYTYEGGENVFEDGKRRVFTGPNPLHN, from the coding sequence ATGAGAAATAACTACTCCAGAAGAAAACCTAGGGAACACATCACTACTGTTGCCTTTATcatccttcttcttttgtttctgtttctttaCGCTAAAGCTTCATCGTCCTCCTCTCCTGCTGGTATTCATCATCCCTCAACTCATGGAAGCTTAAAGAAACCTAGAGTTTTGGATCCAAAGCCTGATGATCTTAATGGCAATGCTGCGTTAAGAGGATCAAGAATATATACATATGAAGGTGGTGAGAATGTTTTTGAAGATGGAAAGAGAAGGGTCTTCACAGGTCCTAATCCTTTGCacaattga
- the LOC125584071 gene encoding uncharacterized protein LOC125584071, with translation MESLQGIEADFESYLNNEHDQQRPSSDGCKQVPWLNWEEWDSVRESLFSSSPDRFAFALQRVETWRSRGSIPGPVDVTCTLLEIQLKDGFIEREEQPPDALYSEHLLQMLYTMGILRLVNCLIEKTRKRDEVSIAVAARAMGIPRKLIDLRHEGSHRELPSLLVLRDASYEALEWLKSFYWVPQKAQIPLKRDGTASIRREVKSKLRKLSFCFQLKQNPQYDSPLVKEKCSNKRTRKIVSSLVELYPSFSAEISSVLLEFLLKALDSSKSAELENQSGQDIRVFLDVWKPVIMVLSNREPELLLTLLKSVIDMIQNNEQRRYETDVNLTDKSAEEVSQAGQLPVLFAWLVGLLTVSKHFQRNSSVEVTPPSTFLMELIRKCLLLGALGHELVLKSGCVLGDIVGGRVLKEKLKSLPLVDKSSTSVPSKQTSPTMLLEQQEKNLRSAGKRLESVKLQLSRKKGNETEKANKRWKKATTWSTCPIGMLPRIIGSSGRLPLLDNQDAHMISKQAQGNNNAKRVAECSTQELENSAFKRARKSTEDHNSNEATLEAHEEEAEMDKEQTDEETESESEGNLMLEDEEEGIGYLRIGDVWKRVKDGEQLVMASQVKICV, from the exons ATGGAGTCTCTACAGGGTATTGAAGCAGACTTCGAGTCGTATCTCAACAACGAACATGATCAACAGAGACCATCATCGGACGGCTGTAAACAAGTCCCGTGGCTGAACTGGGAAGAGTGGGACTCCGTCAGAgagtctctcttctcttcttctcctgaTCGATTCGCGTTTGCCCTGCAAAGG GTTGAGACATGGAGAAGTAGAGGGTCTATTCCAGGGCCTGTGGATGTTACTTGCACCCTTCTTGAAATCCAGCTCAAAGATGGCTTTATTGA GCGAGAGGAACAACCACCAGATGCATTGTATTCAGAGCATTTACTTCAGATGCTTTACACAATGGGAATACTCAG GCTTGTGAACTGTCTCATAGAGAAGACAAGAAAGAGAGACGAAGTTTCAATTGCGGTTGCAGCTAGAGCAATGGGTATCCCACGTAAATTgatcgatcttcgtcatg AGGGTTCTCACCGTGAGCTCCCTTCTCTCCTTGTGCTCCGAGATGCTTCATATGAG GCGCTTGAATGGTTGAAATCTTTTTATTGGGTTCCTCAAAAGGCACAGATTCCGTTGAAGAGAGATGGAACTGCTAGCATCAGAAGAGAAGTCAAATCCAAACTCAGGAAACTCTCTTTCTGCTTCCAACTTAAGCAGAATCCTCAATATGACTCCCCTTTGGTCAAAGAAAAAT GTTCTAATAAAAGGACAAGGAAGATTGTGAGCAGCCTTGTTGAGCTATACCCTTCTTTCTCAGCAGAGATCTCATCTGTGCTACTTGAGTTCTTACTCAAGGCATTGGATTCTTCAAAGTCGGCAGAACTTGAGAATCAGTCTGGCCAAGATATCAGGGTCTTTCTAGATGTGTGGAAGCCTGTAATCATGGTGTTATCCAACAGAGAACCTGAGTTGCTTTTGACTCTACTCAAGTCAGTTATTGATATGATCCAAAATAATGAACAGAGAAGATATGAAACAG ATGTGAATCTTACAGATAAGTCAgcagaagaagtttctcaagcTGGGCAGCTCCCTGTCTTATTTGCATGGCTTGTGGGTCTTCTCACTGTGTCAAAGCATTTTCAGAGGAACAGTTCTGTTGAAGTGACACCACCAAGCACTTTCCTTATGGAACTTATACGCAAATGTTTGCTACTAGGAGCCTTGGGACATGAGCTGGTTTTGAAATCAGGTTGTGTGCTTGGGGATATTGTGGGAGGGCGTGTCTTGAAGGAGAAGCTCAAAAGCCTCCCTCTCGTGGATAAAAGCTCCACAAGTGTTCCATCGAAACAGACTTCTCCTACGATGCTCCTTGAGCAACAAGAGAAGAATCTAAGAAGTGCAGGCAAGAGACTTGAGTCTGTCAAACTTCAGCTCTCAAGGAAGAAAGGAAATGAGACGGAGAAAGCTAATAAGAGATGGAAAAAGGCGACAACATGGAGCACTTGTCCAATTGGTATGTTGCCTCGGATCATTGGATCTTCTGGACGTTTACCTCTTCTGGACAACCAGGATGCTCATATGATCTCAAAACAAGCACAAGGGAACAACAATGCCAAAAGAGTAGCAGAGTGCAGTACTCAGGAACTGGAGAACTCAGCATTCAAGAGAGCAAGGAAGAGTACAGAGGATCACAACTCAAATGAAGCGACATTGGAAGCACATGAGGAAGAAGCCGAGATGGATAAAGAACAGACGGATGAGGAAACTGAAAGTGAATCAGAAGGGAATCTGATGTTGGAGGATGAAGAGGAAGGCATAGGCTACCTTAGGATAGGTGATGTGTGGAAAAGAGTAAAAGATGGAGAGCAATTGGTGATGGCTTCTCAAGTTAAAATttgtgtttga
- the LOC125584073 gene encoding uncharacterized protein LOC125584073 codes for MDEQEFRSRLQLYPVVRSRDYRADLDSSSSKQSTSLSVVEREEVSEWHDAPSVVEPEDLKDRKTNQDTFWDQLKAAAEKKVGEVEAERFCKAFEKLHKKLVYEELNPEAAKRYLLNS; via the exons ATGGACGAGCAAGAGTTTCGCAGCCGTCTCCAACTATACCCCGTCGTGCGCTCTCGCGACTACCGT GCTGATTTAGATTCTTCAAGTTCAAAGCAATCAACTTCACTCTCAGTTGTTGAGCGAGAG GAGGTAAGTGAATGGCACGATGCACCCAGTGTTGTTGAGCCGGAAGACTTGAAAGATCGGAAGACTAATCAAG ATACATTCTGGGATCAGTTGAAAGCGGCTGCTGAGAAGAAG GTTGGTGAGGTTGAAGCAGAGAGATTTTGCAAGGCTTTCGAGAAACTTCACAAGAAACTT GTGTATGAAGAGCTGAATCCAGAAGCTGCAAAGCGATActtattaaattcttaa